One Flagellimonas sp. CMM7 genomic region harbors:
- a CDS encoding dCMP deaminase family protein: MKEGKQEKYDKAYLRMAKEWGKLSYCHRKQVGAIIVKDRMIISDGYNGTPTGFENFCEDEEGYTKWYVLHAEANAILKVASSTQSCEGATLYITLSPCRECSKLIHQSGIKRVVYQTAYKDDSGLKFLERAGVTTHHLPILEEMV; this comes from the coding sequence ATGAAGGAGGGTAAACAAGAAAAGTACGACAAGGCCTATTTAAGAATGGCCAAAGAATGGGGAAAACTTTCCTATTGCCATAGAAAACAGGTAGGAGCGATCATTGTAAAAGATAGAATGATTATATCTGATGGTTACAATGGAACCCCTACTGGTTTTGAAAATTTTTGTGAGGATGAGGAAGGATATACCAAATGGTATGTGTTGCATGCAGAGGCCAATGCCATTTTAAAAGTGGCATCATCCACCCAATCCTGTGAAGGGGCCACCTTATACATTACACTATCTCCTTGCAGGGAGTGTAGCAAGTTGATACATCAATCTGGCATAAAACGTGTGGTATATCAAACCGCTTACAAAGACGATTCTGGATTAAAGTTTTTAGAACGTGCTGGAGTAACTACCCATCACTTACCTATTTTAGAAGAAATGGTATAA
- a CDS encoding HD domain-containing protein: MSHSPLIQKTISFVKETLKNAEGGHDWFHIERVFNTTKLISEHEKVDVLVTQLAALLHDIADPKFYNGDESVGPRMALDFLNTQEVNEETIDHVINIIKHMSFKNSLEKNQKVFSSIELKVVQDADRLDAIGAIGIARAFNYGGFKNRGLYDPEISPKLNMSKEEYKKSNTPTINHFYEKLLLLKDKMNTKTGKKLAEERHQYMLGFLNQFYSEWNPQSLKTTS; this comes from the coding sequence ATGAGTCATTCACCACTTATCCAAAAAACCATCTCCTTTGTAAAAGAAACACTCAAAAATGCTGAAGGAGGTCATGATTGGTTTCATATTGAACGTGTTTTTAATACTACAAAACTAATATCCGAACATGAAAAAGTAGATGTTTTGGTCACACAGCTCGCAGCTCTTTTACATGATATTGCGGATCCTAAATTCTACAACGGTGATGAGAGCGTGGGGCCAAGAATGGCATTGGATTTTTTGAATACCCAAGAAGTAAATGAAGAGACCATTGACCATGTAATAAACATCATCAAACACATGTCATTTAAAAACAGTTTAGAAAAAAACCAAAAGGTATTTTCTTCTATAGAATTAAAAGTAGTACAGGATGCCGACCGACTAGATGCCATTGGAGCCATTGGTATTGCTCGTGCCTTTAATTATGGTGGATTTAAAAATAGAGGACTCTACGATCCAGAAATTTCCCCAAAGCTGAATATGAGCAAAGAAGAATACAAAAAATCCAATACTCCAACCATCAATCATTTTTACGAAAAGTTGTTGTTGCTCAAGGATAAAATGAACACCAAAACCGGGAAAAAATTGGCAGAAGAACGACATCAATATATGTTGGGGTTTTTGAACCAGTTTTACTCAGAATGGAATCCTCAAAGTTTAAAAACCACGAGTTAA
- a CDS encoding DUF3109 family protein, whose product MFQIGKTIISEEIISNDFVCNLNACKGACCVDGQYGAPLEDSETEVLVDVFKDVKPYLRAEGIEAIMEQGAFVKGEDGEWETPLVNKSECAYVIFSENGISKCGLEEAYNDGATTWKKPVSCHLYPVRTREYSEFTAVNYHKWEICDPACSLGEELKVPVYKFVKEALIRKFGEDWYRELEQVALGNAKQ is encoded by the coding sequence ATGTTCCAAATAGGAAAAACCATAATTTCTGAAGAAATCATTAGCAACGATTTTGTTTGTAATTTAAATGCCTGTAAAGGAGCTTGTTGTGTAGATGGACAATATGGTGCCCCTTTGGAAGATTCTGAAACAGAAGTGCTTGTGGATGTTTTTAAGGATGTTAAACCTTATCTGCGTGCAGAAGGTATAGAAGCAATTATGGAACAAGGGGCTTTTGTAAAGGGAGAGGATGGAGAATGGGAAACCCCTTTAGTTAACAAGAGTGAATGTGCGTATGTTATTTTTTCGGAGAATGGAATTTCCAAATGTGGTTTAGAGGAGGCTTACAATGATGGTGCAACCACTTGGAAAAAACCGGTTTCGTGTCATTTGTACCCTGTTAGAACAAGAGAATACTCAGAATTTACTGCTGTTAATTATCACAAGTGGGAAATTTGCGACCCTGCTTGTAGTTTAGGGGAAGAGCTAAAAGTTCCTGTCTACAAATTTGTAAAGGAAGCTTTAATTAGAAAATTTGGGGAAGATTGGTATAGGGAATTGGAACAAGTGGCATTGGGAAACGCTAAACAGTAG
- a CDS encoding MarC family protein: MNLNIKEIVTASMILFAVIDILGSVPIIISLRGKVGHIQSEKASIVAACIMVAFLFVGESILGLIGIDVNSFAVAGAFVIFFLALEMVLGITLFKDDEPESASVVPIAFPLIAGAGTLTSILALRAEYHVENIIVAIVVNIIFVYIVLKSSAKIERILGKNGLSVIRKVFGVILLAIAVKLFATNVNQMLGN; encoded by the coding sequence ATGAATTTAAATATAAAGGAGATAGTAACCGCAAGCATGATTCTTTTTGCTGTTATAGATATTTTAGGCAGTGTTCCCATTATTATATCGTTAAGAGGCAAGGTAGGCCACATTCAGTCTGAAAAAGCCTCCATTGTAGCTGCCTGTATTATGGTGGCCTTTCTTTTTGTTGGGGAAAGTATTCTGGGTTTGATTGGTATTGATGTAAACTCCTTTGCCGTGGCCGGGGCATTTGTCATTTTCTTTTTGGCCTTGGAAATGGTTTTGGGCATTACCCTCTTTAAAGATGATGAACCCGAAAGCGCCTCGGTTGTGCCCATCGCTTTCCCACTTATTGCCGGAGCTGGAACATTGACTTCTATTTTGGCCTTACGGGCAGAATATCATGTTGAAAACATTATAGTGGCCATTGTAGTAAATATTATCTTTGTATATATAGTGCTTAAGTCCAGTGCTAAAATAGAACGGATTTTAGGCAAGAATGGACTCAGCGTAATTCGTAAAGTTTTTGGGGTTATTCTTTTGGCAATTGCCGTAAAGCTTTTTGCCACGAACGTTAATCAGATGCTGGGCAACTAA
- a CDS encoding S41 family peptidase produces MKKKYSYILPTLIALAVAVGIFIGGKLHFDDTPEKLFSTNSKKDKLNRLIDYIDYEYVDEINTDSIVDVTVNNILGKLDPHSVYIPKSEMREVSESMKGDFVGIGVSFYMYRDTITVIRTIKNGPSYMSGIKPGDRILIADNDTLFGRRTSNNDVVSKLKGKIGTKVDLKVFRKSTNRTLSVTVTRDRVPIKSVDAYYMLSRDMGYIKINRFAESTFGEFKDALRKLKLRGAEKLVLDLRDNPGGYLGIAEKLADEFLEDDKLILYTKNKKGRIKKAFATKKGDFEDKPVYVLINERSASASEIIAGALQDNDIGTIVGRRSFGKGLVQREMDLGDGSAVRLTVSRYYTPTGRSIQKSYEKGHKDYYQTFMERYSSGELISVDSIKVADSLKFKTPKGKIVYGGGGIIPDVFVPIGSNEEEAIESMDDTYEFFSRFIFEHLEKDRKRYSDFTKNQFLDEFKIDDILFDEFIQFVLNRKIKLDFYAYEEKIKAYLKANIAEQLFSPNLSAQIKGTHDAMLEKVKVLDAAIFDQSEVGSLKLQD; encoded by the coding sequence ATGAAAAAAAAATATAGCTACATACTACCTACATTGATTGCTCTTGCGGTAGCCGTAGGAATTTTTATAGGAGGAAAACTTCATTTTGATGATACCCCGGAAAAACTGTTCTCTACCAATTCCAAAAAAGACAAGCTGAACAGGTTGATCGATTATATTGATTACGAATATGTTGATGAAATAAACACGGATAGTATTGTGGACGTTACCGTCAACAATATTTTGGGGAAATTAGACCCGCATTCAGTTTACATTCCAAAAAGTGAAATGAGGGAAGTATCTGAAAGCATGAAGGGGGATTTTGTGGGCATAGGTGTGAGCTTTTATATGTACAGGGACACCATTACGGTCATACGAACCATAAAGAACGGCCCCAGCTACATGAGTGGTATCAAACCTGGAGATCGAATATTGATTGCTGATAACGATACTCTTTTTGGGAGAAGAACTTCAAATAATGATGTTGTTTCTAAACTTAAAGGGAAAATAGGTACTAAAGTTGATTTAAAAGTATTTCGAAAGTCTACAAACAGGACCTTAAGCGTTACGGTAACCAGGGATAGGGTTCCCATTAAGAGTGTTGATGCATACTATATGCTTTCAAGGGATATGGGTTACATTAAGATCAACCGTTTTGCAGAATCTACGTTTGGGGAATTTAAGGATGCACTTAGAAAACTCAAATTACGAGGAGCGGAAAAATTGGTGCTAGATTTAAGGGATAATCCTGGGGGCTATCTTGGTATTGCAGAAAAATTGGCAGATGAGTTTTTAGAAGATGATAAGCTTATTCTCTATACCAAGAACAAAAAAGGGAGAATAAAGAAAGCTTTTGCTACCAAAAAGGGAGATTTTGAAGATAAACCAGTTTACGTGCTTATCAATGAACGTTCAGCTTCAGCAAGTGAAATTATTGCAGGAGCTCTGCAAGATAATGATATAGGAACCATCGTTGGAAGACGATCTTTTGGTAAAGGGCTTGTTCAAAGAGAAATGGATTTAGGAGATGGTTCTGCTGTGCGCCTAACCGTTTCAAGGTATTACACTCCAACCGGACGCTCCATTCAAAAATCTTATGAAAAAGGGCACAAAGACTACTACCAGACATTTATGGAACGGTATAGTAGCGGTGAATTAATTTCTGTTGACAGTATAAAGGTTGCAGATTCTTTAAAATTTAAAACTCCAAAAGGGAAGATTGTATATGGTGGTGGCGGTATTATTCCAGATGTTTTTGTTCCCATTGGCAGTAACGAAGAAGAAGCTATTGAGAGTATGGACGATACCTACGAATTCTTTTCAAGATTCATTTTTGAACATTTGGAAAAAGATCGTAAACGTTACTCGGACTTTACTAAAAATCAATTTTTAGATGAGTTTAAAATTGATGATATACTTTTTGACGAATTCATTCAATTTGTATTGAACAGAAAAATAAAGTTGGACTTCTACGCCTATGAGGAAAAAATAAAGGCATATCTAAAGGCAAATATTGCCGAACAATTATTTTCTCCCAATTTGTCAGCACAAATTAAAGGAACCCATGATGCAATGCTGGAAAAAGTCAAAGTACTGGATGCTGCAATTTTTGACCAATCTGAAGTAGGGTCCCTTAAACTACAAGATTAA
- a CDS encoding 1-acyl-sn-glycerol-3-phosphate acyltransferase — MQRLFSYPLTILFFIFFGLALIIFHPIQWFCLNVLGYNAHKKSVEILNWVLMRSTNVLGTRYKFENKHDIPTDRPLIIVTNHQSMYDIPPIIWYMRKHHPKFVAKKELGKGIPSVSYNLRHGGSALIDRKDGKQSLTEIAKLGSYVEKNNRAAVIFPEGTRSRNGHPKPFKPMGLKILLKKAPSALVVPISINNSWKVLRFGKFPMGLGSYLKFEVHPPMENTGDVDTLITEVEKQVTKGIKY; from the coding sequence ATGCAAAGGCTGTTTTCTTATCCATTGACCATTCTCTTTTTTATATTCTTTGGTCTGGCTTTAATCATTTTTCATCCCATACAATGGTTTTGTTTAAACGTTTTGGGTTACAACGCACATAAAAAAAGTGTGGAAATCCTAAATTGGGTTTTGATGCGTTCCACCAACGTCCTAGGTACGCGCTATAAATTTGAAAACAAGCATGACATCCCAACAGATAGGCCCCTAATTATTGTTACCAATCACCAAAGCATGTATGATATTCCGCCTATTATCTGGTATATGCGAAAACACCATCCAAAATTTGTTGCTAAAAAAGAATTAGGCAAAGGTATTCCGAGTGTATCCTATAATTTAAGACATGGTGGTTCTGCCTTAATAGACAGAAAGGACGGAAAACAGTCCTTAACCGAAATAGCCAAATTAGGCAGTTATGTTGAAAAAAACAATCGTGCTGCCGTAATTTTCCCTGAAGGTACAAGAAGTAGAAATGGACATCCCAAACCTTTTAAACCAATGGGTTTAAAAATACTTCTTAAAAAAGCGCCATCTGCGCTTGTTGTGCCCATCAGCATAAATAACTCGTGGAAAGTATTGCGTTTTGGAAAATTTCCAATGGGCCTTGGGTCTTATCTTAAATTCGAAGTTCATCCGCCCATGGAAAATACAGGGGACGTAGATACATTGATTACTGAAGTAGAAAAACAAGTTACAAAAGGCATAAAATACTAA
- a CDS encoding glycosyltransferase family 2 protein, with amino-acid sequence MKKGNILSNQANISENNADNDFHNLRALTLKDKVSSFFDTANAWGVFVMGSTFVLMLGAAYLMYILQSDFTQFNLERMSSKLGLAFMIVAGGLFLFKASFFLYTLYQYFRYKPIASVENDELPTCTVIVPAYNEGKQVWDTLMSLADSDFPKEKLQLLAIDDGSQDDTWHWIQEAKKKLGDSLTIYKQPKNMGKRHALYLGFNEGVGEIFVTVDSDSIVKKDTLRNLVSPFITNEQCGAVAGNIRVLNNERALLPKMLDVSFVLSFEFVRSAESSLNSVLCTPGALAAYRRSAVFACLPEWINQTFMGQPSDIGEDRAMTNMILKQGHHVLFQRNAYAYTNVPEKYRSLYKMFIRWGRSNVRENIEMSKYVFKNFRQGSKVGARLLFLSQSSKIVMSYPFLLFMLFFIITHPLLFVSSTLFSILVLSTFPVIFYAKRYELSESFWAYSYSILYTFGLFWITPYAIATANKRGWLTRGLSEKK; translated from the coding sequence ATGAAAAAGGGGAATATTTTATCCAATCAAGCAAATATATCAGAGAATAACGCTGACAATGATTTTCATAACCTAAGAGCTTTGACCTTAAAAGACAAAGTAAGTTCGTTTTTTGATACTGCTAATGCTTGGGGTGTTTTTGTAATGGGAAGCACATTTGTTTTGATGTTGGGAGCTGCTTACTTAATGTATATTTTACAAAGCGACTTTACTCAGTTTAATTTGGAACGTATGAGCTCCAAACTTGGATTGGCTTTTATGATTGTAGCAGGAGGTTTGTTTTTATTTAAGGCAAGTTTTTTCCTTTATACGTTATACCAATATTTCCGATATAAACCCATTGCATCAGTTGAAAATGATGAGCTACCAACCTGCACGGTAATAGTGCCGGCATACAATGAGGGAAAGCAAGTTTGGGATACGTTGATGAGTTTGGCAGATAGCGATTTCCCCAAAGAAAAATTACAACTACTGGCTATTGATGATGGTAGTCAAGATGATACATGGCACTGGATACAGGAGGCAAAGAAAAAATTGGGAGACAGCCTGACGATTTATAAACAACCCAAAAACATGGGAAAACGTCATGCATTGTACCTTGGTTTTAATGAGGGAGTAGGTGAGATTTTTGTAACCGTGGATAGTGATTCTATTGTAAAAAAGGACACCTTACGAAATTTAGTCAGTCCTTTCATTACAAATGAACAATGTGGTGCTGTGGCAGGGAACATTAGGGTTTTAAACAACGAGAGGGCTTTGCTTCCTAAAATGTTGGATGTAAGTTTTGTACTGAGTTTTGAGTTTGTTCGTTCTGCAGAAAGCAGTCTTAACTCTGTGCTTTGTACTCCAGGCGCTTTAGCAGCCTATCGTAGGTCCGCCGTTTTTGCTTGTCTTCCAGAATGGATCAATCAAACTTTCATGGGGCAACCTTCAGACATTGGAGAGGACCGTGCAATGACCAACATGATATTGAAGCAAGGTCACCATGTATTGTTCCAAAGAAATGCCTATGCGTACACCAATGTGCCTGAAAAATATCGCAGTTTATACAAAATGTTCATTAGATGGGGCAGAAGCAATGTTCGTGAGAACATAGAAATGTCTAAGTATGTCTTCAAGAATTTTAGGCAGGGTTCCAAAGTAGGTGCAAGACTTTTATTCTTGAGTCAATCTTCAAAAATTGTAATGAGTTACCCATTCTTGTTGTTCATGCTATTTTTTATTATAACCCATCCTTTATTATTTGTGAGTTCAACACTTTTTAGCATCCTTGTTTTGTCCACATTTCCAGTGATATTTTATGCAAAGCGATATGAGTTATCAGAATCTTTCTGGGCTTATTCATATAGTATTTTATACACTTTTGGACTATTTTGGATTACACCTTATGCCATTGCTACAGCAAATAAGAGAGGTTGGCTTACGCGTGGTCTTTCAGAGAAAAAATAG
- a CDS encoding HupE/UreJ family protein has translation MQEFWFYIKLGLEHVLDFGAYDHILFLSALAIPFTFKSWRRVIVLATIFTIAHCTSLALSAFDVFTVDVGLIEFLIPVTIILTGLFNLIYVYKDAKNVGMYLHTLATAFFGLIHGFGFSNYFKMLMAEEEDKVTPLLGFATGIEFSQVAIILAILGIAFLIQDLIKVKRTHFIAIASILIICITIPLLIATFPN, from the coding sequence ATGCAAGAATTTTGGTTTTATATAAAATTGGGATTAGAACATGTACTAGATTTTGGAGCCTACGACCATATATTATTTTTATCGGCTCTGGCTATTCCCTTTACGTTTAAGAGCTGGAGAAGAGTCATTGTCTTGGCAACAATTTTCACCATTGCCCATTGTACTTCGTTGGCGTTGTCTGCCTTTGATGTTTTTACCGTTGATGTTGGATTGATAGAATTCCTAATTCCCGTTACCATTATACTCACGGGTTTGTTCAATTTAATTTATGTGTACAAGGATGCTAAGAACGTGGGAATGTATCTACATACATTAGCAACCGCTTTTTTTGGCCTAATACATGGCTTTGGGTTCTCAAACTATTTTAAAATGCTAATGGCGGAAGAAGAAGATAAGGTAACGCCATTATTAGGATTTGCAACAGGGATTGAGTTTTCACAGGTTGCTATAATATTGGCCATTCTTGGCATTGCCTTTTTGATTCAGGATTTGATAAAGGTGAAAAGGACACATTTTATTGCCATAGCGTCCATTTTAATCATTTGCATTACAATACCGTTACTCATTGCTACGTTTCCCAATTAG
- a CDS encoding TerB family tellurite resistance protein: MIKWVAAFLGYFVFRFPGAVLGFIVGSLLDNLGGSNSGPRTVFRDFTQQTVSPADFELNLLSLCSIVIKADGQVSQRELDYVRQYFLNTYGKEKANAIFRTFNDVIKKREISARRICAFLVQRTRYEVRLQLLHFLFGIAQADGQVSKAEVSKLRELAGYLRVGLHDFESIMAMFIKSADNAYKILEIERSVSDDEVKKAYRTMAKKYHPDRVVTENEAIKKGAEEKFKEVQKAYETIQKERGIS; this comes from the coding sequence ATGATTAAGTGGGTAGCTGCGTTTCTTGGCTATTTTGTATTTAGGTTCCCAGGTGCAGTACTTGGATTTATTGTTGGAAGCTTGTTGGACAATCTTGGGGGGAGTAATAGTGGACCTAGAACTGTTTTTCGTGATTTTACCCAACAAACAGTTTCACCTGCAGATTTTGAACTGAACTTACTTTCATTATGTTCAATTGTTATTAAGGCAGATGGACAGGTAAGTCAGCGAGAGTTGGATTATGTGCGGCAGTATTTTTTGAACACATATGGCAAGGAAAAAGCCAATGCTATTTTCCGAACTTTTAATGATGTAATCAAAAAAAGAGAAATCTCCGCACGGCGAATCTGCGCTTTTTTGGTGCAACGTACTAGGTATGAGGTAAGACTGCAATTATTGCATTTTCTTTTTGGAATTGCTCAAGCTGATGGGCAAGTTAGTAAGGCCGAGGTAAGCAAACTAAGAGAGTTGGCAGGGTATTTAAGAGTTGGCCTACATGATTTTGAAAGTATCATGGCCATGTTCATTAAATCTGCTGATAACGCGTACAAGATTTTGGAAATAGAGAGAAGTGTTTCCGATGATGAAGTAAAAAAGGCCTACAGAACAATGGCAAAAAAGTATCACCCAGACCGCGTGGTCACAGAAAATGAAGCCATTAAAAAAGGTGCCGAAGAAAAATTTAAGGAAGTCCAGAAAGCATACGAGACCATTCAGAAAGAAAGAGGAATTTCATAA
- a CDS encoding LytTR family DNA-binding domain-containing protein yields MIFRKRNKETGVPIQGQDVLFVRPYIWLIPLTITALNFLITYNLKEAEALFVLYFILDFAISFLTIKFYALGIGVLDRKVPLDKDFVKRVLYQFTAHTLAVVVFNVLMNELFDNIFFSGELLSLSFAFYTQDVPLAVIFLLLFHSAYFGLYLMSERGKNKEGNASTKMKIKVLNGTAFVLLSFEEIQCIYSQFGATYIINHDLNKCTSEKTLKDFEEMVPSNFFRANRQIIISNTAIKAYKSSSYGKIELDLKPLNTCDIEETIFISRDKASSFRAWFRQTHNVD; encoded by the coding sequence ATGATTTTCAGGAAAAGAAATAAAGAAACTGGAGTTCCGATTCAAGGTCAAGATGTTTTGTTCGTGAGACCCTATATATGGTTAATTCCGTTGACCATAACCGCTCTTAATTTTTTGATTACTTATAACTTAAAGGAAGCCGAAGCACTTTTTGTCCTTTATTTTATCTTGGACTTCGCCATTAGCTTTTTAACCATTAAGTTTTATGCTTTGGGTATTGGGGTTCTAGATAGAAAAGTACCACTGGATAAGGATTTTGTAAAGAGAGTACTTTATCAGTTTACTGCACACACTCTTGCCGTTGTCGTATTTAATGTTCTTATGAATGAGCTGTTTGACAATATCTTTTTTAGTGGGGAACTCCTTTCATTGTCATTTGCGTTTTATACCCAAGATGTGCCCCTTGCGGTAATATTTCTTCTGTTGTTTCATTCTGCATATTTTGGATTGTATCTGATGTCGGAACGAGGTAAAAATAAAGAGGGTAACGCTTCAACTAAAATGAAGATAAAAGTTTTAAATGGGACTGCATTTGTACTACTTTCATTTGAAGAAATACAATGTATTTATAGTCAGTTTGGGGCCACATATATCATTAACCATGACCTTAATAAATGTACATCGGAGAAAACACTCAAAGATTTTGAGGAAATGGTTCCAAGTAATTTTTTTAGGGCGAATCGGCAGATTATTATTTCCAATACTGCGATTAAGGCATATAAAAGCTCCTCATATGGGAAAATTGAATTGGACCTGAAACCCCTAAACACTTGCGATATTGAAGAAACTATTTTTATCAGTAGAGACAAAGCCTCTTCATTTAGAGCCTGGTTTAGACAAACTCATAATGTGGATTAA
- a CDS encoding Gfo/Idh/MocA family protein — MQRRKFLKNAAAASAAFSIVPSHVLGKTHVPPSDTLYVSAFGVGGRGSGVIQGLAATGHVKFVSFCDVDDRRAQQTYELFPDVKRFKDFRKVYDKHLKDIDAVMVATPDHTHATIALPFMREKKHAYVEKPLTHNIHEARLMTRVAAENGIVTQMGNQGASSDDSRIAREWVESGVIGKIHTIDCWTNRPVWPQGVPIPVEKQRVPKELDWDLWLGPAAMRDYNAAYLPFKWRGWWDFGTGALGDMGCHIMETPFSVLNLGYPKEAEASCTSVWVGDFVEADYSPSCPPSSKIHLKFEHEHHGDIQLNWYDGGLKPDLPDELKDGETIGSGGGGTIMYGDKGTLICDTYSQNARLLPSEMMNLYKSPQAKYPRVPGSMEGHIANFVDGCMNGAATSSDFAKSGPLTETVLMGNLAVKAYQYKVLQEGKKVGDWAPYDYPGRRKLLWDGENMKITNYDKANEWVSREYRKGWELS; from the coding sequence ATGCAAAGAAGAAAGTTCCTTAAGAATGCGGCTGCAGCTTCGGCCGCATTTTCAATTGTTCCAAGTCATGTTTTAGGAAAAACCCATGTACCCCCTAGTGATACCCTTTATGTATCTGCCTTTGGTGTTGGCGGAAGAGGTAGCGGTGTTATACAAGGCCTTGCGGCCACAGGACATGTAAAATTTGTATCGTTCTGTGATGTAGATGATAGACGTGCACAACAGACCTACGAACTTTTTCCAGATGTAAAACGATTTAAGGACTTTAGAAAGGTATATGACAAACATTTAAAAGATATAGATGCAGTGATGGTTGCCACTCCAGATCATACGCATGCTACCATTGCGCTTCCCTTTATGCGTGAAAAGAAACATGCATATGTTGAAAAACCTTTGACACACAACATTCATGAAGCCAGATTGATGACCAGAGTTGCTGCCGAAAATGGTATTGTAACACAAATGGGTAATCAAGGAGCGTCCAGTGATGATAGCCGTATTGCACGTGAATGGGTCGAATCTGGAGTCATTGGAAAAATACATACCATTGATTGTTGGACCAACCGTCCCGTATGGCCGCAAGGTGTGCCAATACCAGTTGAAAAACAAAGGGTTCCAAAAGAATTGGATTGGGACCTCTGGTTAGGACCAGCAGCAATGCGCGATTACAATGCGGCATATTTGCCATTTAAATGGCGTGGCTGGTGGGATTTTGGAACAGGTGCATTAGGTGATATGGGCTGTCATATTATGGAAACACCATTTAGTGTATTGAATTTGGGTTATCCTAAAGAAGCAGAAGCTAGTTGTACTTCTGTTTGGGTTGGCGATTTTGTTGAAGCTGATTACAGTCCTTCATGTCCCCCTTCGTCTAAAATACATTTAAAGTTTGAACATGAACATCATGGTGATATTCAATTGAACTGGTATGACGGGGGACTAAAACCAGACCTCCCAGATGAACTTAAAGATGGGGAAACGATAGGTTCTGGCGGCGGCGGAACCATTATGTATGGCGATAAAGGAACTTTGATTTGTGATACTTACTCTCAAAATGCTCGTTTGTTACCTTCAGAAATGATGAATCTATACAAATCTCCTCAAGCTAAGTACCCAAGAGTGCCAGGCAGTATGGAGGGTCATATTGCCAATTTTGTTGATGGTTGTATGAATGGTGCTGCTACTTCTTCCGACTTTGCAAAGTCTGGACCCTTGACGGAAACTGTTCTTATGGGTAATCTAGCCGTAAAAGCCTATCAATATAAAGTCCTGCAAGAAGGGAAAAAAGTAGGTGACTGGGCTCCTTATGACTACCCCGGAAGAAGAAAGTTGTTATGGGATGGAGAAAATATGAAAATCACTAATTACGATAAGGCCAACGAATGGGTTTCAAGAGAGTATAGAAAAGGTTGGGAATTGAGTTAA
- a CDS encoding BrxA/BrxB family bacilliredoxin yields MYPEELVKPMRADLASAGFEELYTSEAVENALKQEGTTLVVVNSVCGCAAANARPAAKLSLQNNKKPSHLTTVFAGVDTDAVDTARNHMIPFPPSSPSMALFKDGELVHMIERHHIEGRPAEMIAENLMEAYNEFC; encoded by the coding sequence ATGTATCCAGAAGAATTGGTAAAACCTATGAGAGCTGACTTGGCTTCTGCTGGGTTTGAAGAGTTATATACAAGCGAAGCAGTTGAAAATGCATTAAAACAAGAAGGAACAACTTTGGTTGTTGTAAATTCTGTTTGTGGTTGTGCTGCGGCCAATGCTAGACCTGCAGCCAAGCTAAGCTTACAAAATAATAAGAAGCCTAGCCATTTGACAACTGTTTTTGCAGGGGTTGACACAGATGCGGTTGATACTGCAAGAAACCATATGATTCCTTTTCCTCCATCTTCGCCAAGTATGGCATTGTTTAAAGATGGTGAATTGGTACATATGATAGAGAGACATCATATTGAAGGTAGGCCAGCAGAAATGATTGCTGAAAATTTAATGGAAGCATACAACGAGTTCTGTTAA